One window of Trifolium pratense cultivar HEN17-A07 linkage group LG5, ARS_RC_1.1, whole genome shotgun sequence genomic DNA carries:
- the LOC123885333 gene encoding F-box/FBD/LRR-repeat protein At4g26340-like, whose amino-acid sequence MVIIETITQDLSSKRGKLDEDRISTLPEDVRSKILSFLPTKTAVATSLLSPKWRYFWQQHLSVLDFDDDSFEPNEDRFELFKTFAVFVNSVFLLRKPCHVHKMTLSCIQSLVDDKFCFNSVNTWVRSVIGPHLNDLHLTLYSDDGYCFEPPINLSSCINLLSLSLEGAVYFNLQRAKGIRLPSLKKLHLDIGYVLVTSVSALLSGCPILETLDLYFETEEYGILCVPPSLKKLKMRLGNGNSGASFEIDAPGLKYLDISEFTFGNVGNLQHVVEASLNIHPPPGAFAYTLVKLLDTLSGVKHLVLCLSTTKWLLSGPTDLRFPEFQHLLHLELILPWFNSNCLLSLLQTCHLLQVLIIENHKEQSPLPRWAAHPSVPSCLVSHLTFVQLKGYRGSRDELLFAKYILQKGLILKTVIIVDISADIRKKFDNLKRLSDVPRASGMCRLTYD is encoded by the exons ATGGTAATTATCGAAACGATAACGCAGGATTTGTCCTCCAAACGAGGAAAACTAGACGAAGACAGAATCAGCACTCTACCGGAAGATGTCCGTAGCAAAATTCTCTCATTTCTCCCAACCAAAACCGCCGTTGCTACAAGTCTTCTGTCTCCCAAATGGCGCTACTTTTGGCAGCAACATCTCTCAGTTCTCGACTTCGACGATGACTCATTCGAACCAAATGAAGATCGATTCGAACTCTTCAAAACCTTTGCGGTTTTCGTAAACAGTGTCTTCCTTCTTCGTAAACCCTGCCATGTTCACAAAATGACCCTCTCATGTATTCAGTCTCTCGTCGATGACAAATTCTGTTTCAATTCTGTCAATACGTGGGTCCGTTCCGTCATTGGGCCCCACCTCAATGATCTCCATCTCACTCTTTATTCTGACGACGGTTATTGCTTCGAGCCTCCCATCAACCTCTCCTCCTGCATTAACCTACTCTCCCTCAG TCTCGAGGGGGCGGTATACTTCAACTTGCAACGCGCTAAGGGTATTCGTTTACCATCACTAAAGAAGCTGCATTTGGACATTGGTTATGTGTTGGTAACTTCTGTGAGTGCCCTGCTATCTGGCTGCCCTATCCTCGAAACTTTGGATCTTTACTTTGAAACTGAGGAATATGGCATACTTTGTGTGCCACCTTCgttgaagaagttgaaaatgagGCTTGGCAATGGCAACAGTGGTGCTTCCTTTGAAATTGACGCTCCTGGTCTTAAGTACCTCGACATTTCTGAATTCACTTTTGGCAATGTTGGCAACTTGCAACACGTGGTGGAAGCATCTCTTAATATTCATCCTCCCCCTGGTGCTTTTGCCTACACTTTAGTCAAGCTCCTCGACACTCTCTCTGGGGTAAAACATCTAGTGTTGTGTCTTTCAACAACAAAG TGGTTACTGAGTGGCCCCACTGATCTACGTTTTCCGGAATTTCAACATTTACTTCATCTAGAGCTTATTCTTCCTTGGTTTAACTCGAATTGTCTCCTGAGCCTACTTCAGACATGTCATCTGCTTCAAGTCCTCATAATTGAAAATCACAAG GAACAATCACCCTTGCCAAGATGGGCTGCACATCCAAGTGTTCCTAGTTGTCTTGTATCGCATCTGACCTTTGTTCAACTTAAAGGGTATAGGGGGTCTCGAGACGAGTTGTTATTTGCAAAGTATATTTTGCAAAAGGGACTTATTTTGAAGACAGTGATTATTGTTGATATTTCGGCGGACATAAGGAAGAAGTTTGACAATCTCAAACGATTATCTGATGTGCCAAGGGCCTCTGGAATGTGCCGACTTACATATGACTGA